The Desmodus rotundus isolate HL8 chromosome 3, HLdesRot8A.1, whole genome shotgun sequence genome includes a region encoding these proteins:
- the CSF3R gene encoding granulocyte colony-stimulating factor receptor isoform X3: MVGLGAWSLPTAALILLLLPRSLEECGHISLPTPIVQLGDAVTASCVISQNCSLLGPESKIVWKLGTELQPGGRQQRLPDGTQESTITLPHLNDPWALLSCYLRWGHSLQILDQAELQAGYPPATPHNLSCIMNLTTDSLTCQWEPGPDTHLSTNFTLKSFKSRGNCQVQEEAIPDCVPENGQSHCSIPRKHLQLYQSMGVWVQAENVLGTQVSPQLCLDPMDVVKLEPPTLWALDPSPELAPPQPGCLQLRWESRKASLYIEQKCELRYQPQLRRAGWTLVGPLPSSSLQHKLCGLHPSTVYTLQMRCIRWPLPGHWSDWSPSLQLTSATQAPSIRLDTWWWQKKLDPRTMDVQLFWKPMHPEEGTEQIQGYLVSWRPSGQAGAVLPLCNTTELNCTFHLPSEVQEVALVAYNTAGTSRPTPVVFLRKGPALGGLHTVARDPHSLWVGWEPSSPQPRGYVIEWGPGPPSPSDSHKTWKVEHNGSIAGTLLQENIRPFQLYEITVTPLNQDTMGSPQHIYAYSQETAPSHAPELHLKHIGKTWAQLEWVPQPPELGKSPLTHYTIFWTNAQRQSFSTILNASSHDFVLPDLEPATLYHVHLMAASQAGATNSTSLTLMTLATGESKLHVILSLFGLLLLLVCLCGAARLCCRPSRKNALWPSVPDPAHSSLGSWVPTITAEEIFQLPSLWDPSLPPITKVTVLEEEEKQPGPWESNDSSATCSLPTLVQAYVLQGDPRAPSMQPQLQSGNGDQVLYGRVLGSPTSPGQGHYIRCDSTQPLLGGLTPSPKSYENLWFQTSPLRTPEPLVPNQEDDCVFGPLLDFPLLQGLQVHGVEGLGGF, from the exons ACCCAGGAATCCACCATCACCTTGCCCCACCTCAACGACCCTTGGGCCCTTCTGTCCTGCTATCTGCGCTGGGGCCACAGCCTGCAGATCCTGGACCAGGCTGAGCTGCAGGCAGGCT ACCCTCCCGCCACACCCCACAACCTGTCCTGCATCATGAACCTCACCACCGACAGCCTCACCTGCCAGTGGGAGCCAGGACCTGACACCCACCTGTCTACCAACTTCACCCTAAAAAGCTTCAA GAGCCGGGGCAACTGCCAGGTCCAAGAGGAAGCCATCCCTGACTGCGTGCCTGAGAACGGGCAGAGCCACTGCTCCATCCCCCGCAAACACCTGCAGCTGTACCAGAGTATGGGCGTCTGGGTGCAGGCAGAGAACGTGCTAGGGACCCAGGTGTCCCCGCAGCTGTGCCTGGATCCCATGGACGTTG TAAAACTGGAGCCCCCGACACTATGGGCCCTGGACCCCAGCCCTGagctggccccaccccagccaggctgcctgcagTTGCGCTGGGAGTCACGGAAGGCAAGCCTGTACATAGAACAGAAGTGTGAGCTGCGCTACCAGCCACAGCTTAGAAGAGCCGGCTGGACCCTG GTGGGTCCCCTGCCCTCTAGCAGCCTCCAGCACAAGCTCTGCGGACTCCATCCGTCCACAGTCTACACCCTGCAGATGCGCTGCATCCGCTGGCCCCTGCCTGGCCACTGGAGCGACTGGAGCCCCAGCCTGCAGCTGACCAGTGCAACACAGG CCCCCAGCATCAGACTGGACACGTGGTGGTGGCAGAAGAAGCTGGACCCCAGGACCATGGATGTGCAGCTGTTCTGGAAG CCAATGCACCCAGAGGAAGGCACCGAGCAGATCCAAGGGTACCTGGTCTCCTGGAGACCCTCGGGCCAGGCTGGAGCAGTCCTACCCCTCTGCAACACCACGGAGCTAAACTGCACCTTCCACTTGCCTTCAGAAGTTCAGGAGGTGGCCCTTGTAGCCTATAACACTGCTGGGACCTCTCGCCCCACCCCAGTGGTCTTCTTGAGGAAAG GCCCAGCTCTGGGTGGACTGCATACCGTGGCCCGAGACCCTCACAGCCTCTGGGTGGGCTGGGAGCCCTCCAGCCCTCAGCCTCGGGGCTATGTGATTGAGTGGGGCCCggggccccccagccccagcgaCAGCCATAAGACCTGGAAAGTGGAGCATAACGGAAGCATTGCAGGGACCCTGCTGCAGG AGAACATCAGGCCCTTTCAGCTCTACGAGATCACTGTGACTCCCTTGAACCAAGACACCATGGGATCCCCCCAGCACATCTATGCCTACTCCCAAGAGACAG CCCCCTCCCACGCCCCAGAGCTACATCTGAAACACATTGGCAAGACGTGGGCCCAGCTGGAGTGGGTGCCCCAGCCCCCTGAGCTGGGGAAAAGCCCCCTCACCCACTACACCATCTTCTGGACCAATGCTCAGCGCCAGTCCTTCT CCACCATCCTTAACGCTTCCTCCCATGACTTTGTCCTCCCTGACCTGGAGCCCGCCACCTTGTACCACGTCCACCTCATGGCTGCCAGCCAGGCAGGGGCCACCAACAGTACAAGCCTCACCCTGATGACCTTAGCCACAG GGGAGTCCAAGCTGCACGTGATCCTGAGCCTGTTCGGCCTCCTGCTCTTGCTCGTCTGCCTCTGTGGGGCTGCCCGGCTCTGCTGCAGACCCAG CAGGAAGAATGCCCTCTGGCCAAGTGTCCCAGACCCAgcccacagcagcctgggctcCTGGGTGCCTACCATCACAGCAGAG GAGATCTTCCAGCTGCCCAGCCTTTGGGACCCCAGCTTGCCACCCATCACCAAGGTCACGGttctggaggaggaagagaagcagccagggccctgggagtCCAATGACAGCTCAGCAACCTGTAGTCTTCCCACCCTGGTCCAAGCCTATGTGCTCCAGGGAGACCCAAGAGCACCTTCTATGCAGCCCCAGTTGCAATCTGGCAACGGTGACCAAGTCCTTTACGGACGGGTGCTAGGCAGCCCCACCAGCCCAGGACAAGGGCACTACATCCGTTGCGACTCCACTCAGCCTCTCTTGGGGGGCCTCACCCCAAGCCCCAAGTCCTATGAGAACCTCTGGTTCCAGACCAGCCCACTAAGGACCCCAGAGCCTCTAGTCCCAAACCAGGAGGATGACTGTGTCTTTGGGCCACTGCTTGACTTCCCCCTTCTGCAGGGACTCCAGGTCCATGGGGTGGAAGGGCTGGGGGGCTTCTAG
- the MRPS15 gene encoding small ribosomal subunit protein uS15m — protein sequence MLRTAWRVLSSIRTQAPLLGPPGGGCARIPSDRWGLPSPPRGLLLRGARRSAIQKPVQPSQDDDPPPSTLLKDYQNIPGIEKVDDVVKRLLSLEMANQKEKLKIKQAQLMNKVVANPEDTRSLEARIVALTVKIRNYEEHMQKHRKDKAHKRYLLMSIDQRKKMLTNLRKTNYKVFEKTCKELGIEYTIPPLYRQRVHRRWVTKKALCIRVYQEAQKLKKQKRALKAAAAARKQGQINPESSSKVGPEAIKENQ from the exons ATGCTGAGGACTGCGTGGAGGGTGCTGAGTTCCATTCGCACCCAAGCTCCACTCCTAGGGCCGCCGGGTGGAGGGTGCGCCCGAATTCCATCCGACCGCTGGGGCCTTCCCTCACCTCCTCGCG GTCTCCTCCTCCGGGGCGCCCGCAGATCTGCCATCCAGAAACCAG TCCAGCCCAGCCAAGATGACGACCCACCCCCTTCCACACTGCTCAAAGATTACCAGAACATCCCTGGAATTGAGAA GGTTGATGATGTCGTGAAAAGACTCTTATCTTTGGAAATGGCGAACCAG AAGGAAAAGCTAAAAATCAAGCAAGCGCAATTGATGAACAAGGTTGTGGCAAACCCTGAGGACACCCGTTCCCTGGAGGCTCGAA TTGTTGCCTTGACGGTCAAGATCCGCAATTATGAAGAACACATGCAGAAACATCGAAAG GACAAAGCCCACAAGCGCTATCTGCTGATGAGCATTGACCAGAGGAAAAAGATGCTCACAAACCTCCGCAAGACCAACTACAAAGTCTTTGAGAAGACGTGCAAGGAGCTGGGGATTGAGTACACCATCCCCCCTCTGTACCGCCAAAGAGTCCACCGCCGCTGGGTGACCAAGAAGGCTCTGTGCATTCGG GTTTACCAGGAGGCTCAAAAGCTGAAGAAGCAAAAAAGGGCCTTAAAAGCCGCAGCCGCAGCCCGGAAACAAGGCCAGATAAACCCGGAAAGCTCTTCCAAAGTTGGACCAGAGGCAATCAAGGAAAACCAATAA